In Saccharomyces paradoxus chromosome XVI, complete sequence, the genomic stretch CAAGTAGTTAGCATAGCGGAGTAAGATACAGTGGGTTTCGTTCTATATTCCACTGGAATTTCCTCCAGTGTATATACTTTCTTTGGTATCTTCGGTGgcttcttctcttttttaaCAGCCGGTTTGGTTTGCGCTTTCTTGGGCTTTGTTCCTGCTgtaatctttttcttgggtTTGGCCTCGTTTTTCTTGGGATTTTTTATACTTATTTCAGATTCTGTTATATCAGCGTTTTCTGGACTTTTGCTATCATCGTTACGTTCTTGTTCTGGTAAAATAAATTGAAATGGAATTTGtccaatttgaatttttgttttgttacGAAGTGGAACGgtgtttcctttttcaacaaaaatgTCATCCACAAAAGCACCATTTTTCCCTATTATGGACAACTCAAACCTTCCCGTCCcaaaattgtaaaaaatcTGAGCATGTCTTCTCGATATAGATTTCGAAGGACCAAGATTAACGTCAACTTTATGGGAAAAGTCATTCTCAGACCTCCTTCCAATAATTGCATGTAATGTTTGCACATAAAAAGTaaaactttgaaaatcTAGTCTTGCATATGCAAAGATAGTCGGTTGTTCATTTGGAAGTGGTAAACTTTCGTTAATTGGTTCAGATGGTTTTCGTTCGGTAGTTTCAGCGTCTGTACTATTGTTTTCGGTAACGGTATTTTGAGGCGGTTGTCCTACTAATTCGTGCTGCTGAAACATTATTGGTGTTATCGAATTGTTCCTCATATGGAGTATGCTGTTTTTTTCGTCAACTAGTTCTGGCAGGGCACCAGCATCTTTGTTTGCTGATAATTTATGCACATCTGTGTATAACTCATCAGCAGTGCGTCCATTCTTTTGTATGCTTGTATCTTCAGAGGTGTTTATTTCCTCTGTTTTCATTGCTGCTGTATTATCTTGAGTTTTCTCcttttcgtcttcttgAGGGTTTACTGCCTCTATATcgatattttcttttgatgaaaCTTCCCGGCTGTGATCATCGGGTAAATCAATGTTATTTACAGAATCCATAGTGTGAGATAACAATTCATTTGAATTGAATAGagcttcatcatttttcgCATCAAATTCCAGTAGTTTAGAAAAGTCAGCATTATCAAGATTATCTGGTAATTCTAGTTTCAGATTTCCGTTTCCGTCTGTAACAGGATTCTCTACCTCGTTCTCAATATCAGTTTTTGTGCTTTGAGgatgttcttcttctgttaCTATATCGGGACTTTTTGACTGTTTCGTTTCAATCGGTACCTCGTTTCTCGATGAATCTGTTATGCTTTCTTTAGTTCCTTCATCCTTTAATAGCGGAGAGTTTATCGTAAACTGTGTTTCGATGGCAGGAGATGAAGTGCCGAGATGATTGCTGCTTTCTATTATTGCCATTTCTCGATCCATCTTTATTCTTATATTTGTATAGGTATGAGAAGATTTCCCTTTTGATCAGCCGGCGTTAAATCAGGTAAAAACCAGTACCAGGTATATTATGGTAAGAGAAACaggagaaaataaaatgctttcaaatacaaaataaaatattcgTGATGACCTtctataagaaaaaaaaagtgtgCTGATAGAAAAGTCCTACTTATCCAGCCCAGGGGGATAATAGCAAATATTAATAGACTTTAGACTGTCTCAAAGGATGACAAAGTTGGCCTAAGAGAAAGAGCTACTCCTTTGTTTACTTGGTGACGGAATATATTTCAAAGGTTcctttgtttattttttattaacgcttttaatttttcttgtcttaGTCTCTGTAATTTCCAGTTAATCTTAACGTTCAGAATGATAGTATGGCGCTATCATGTTCGCGCTCTTGAACCtgaaaaataagaatagTAGAACATGAGGGACAGATACAACGGCTAAGTTGATATCATGTTCGCTTTTGTATGAAACTACTTAGTATACAACCCATAAAACTTATTTCATATTACTGTCTTCTATCAATCTTCATATTTCTAGCTTTAATTCTTTCCTGGGAGTTTATCACCCAATCGAAAGCACCATTGAAGTCATCCTTGATATCACCTGTAGCCAAATCAAAGTTGTCATCATCTAAGCCGAGAAGCAACACAATCTGTGTCAATTTTAAGAATTTCTCTCTTAAATTATAGTTCAAGCCACATATATTACCGATGAAGAGGCTGAGCTCTCTATCTAGTTTTGTAACGCCAAGTTCATTGAATTCTAGAGACCATATCCTTTGTTCCAATGTTGCCACTATGTAGTTGACTATGATAGATAGCAACTCCACATATGCTTCGTTGTGGAGAATGTTTCTGTAAGGAGTAATCAATTGGTTCCATTTGCTATTGAAACTGTTAATCTGCGACAGATCTTCGAAATCTTCTATACTTGTGATGTAATTCCTTTGGTTCGCACCAGCGGAATAATCACGAGACACATTATTTTGGTTAGACATTGAGGAGTTTGATGAGGCGGAATTAACAAAAACCGTTCCCAATAAATTCCGGATTCTATTTTGTAAGATATTCTGAAACAAGTATTTAACGGCCCACTTGCTTAGCTTGTCTGTTTGTTCCAAGATTAATTTTTCTGAGTTTGTAATCAAAGTCTGTAACTGCACCGCATCGTTGTTGAATGGGAAATTGTCCCTCAGAATCCTCTGCGAATCTTCCTCTAATATTTCTATGGATAAGAGCCTGTGGACATATACTTTATTCAAATACAACGTGTTCAGGTAAATCAAGTAATGATGTAACGAAAGGATGGAATCTTCGTCCTCTGCAACCACGGCCTGTAAATTTGATTGAATATTTGTTAAAGCGCTAGCGGCTGCACCTCTAAAAGTAAACCTGCTCAACGGAGAAAACTTATTTGCTGGTGGAGAAACAGATCTTGATGTTGCGGATTGTTCTTCCCCTTTTGGGATGtatcttttcaatgatatATTCGGAGTTAGTTTCGATTGTAGCAACTTGAATTTGTTTTGCATGAACTTGACCAGAAATCggttctgaaaaaattttaccaaCTCGTTCAAAAAACTTGATAAGAGCTTAAACTGACCAGTATTAACCACCGATATTAGATTTTTCCGAACCAGTAATATCAAATCATCTAAAACAGACGTTACAGGGTATGAATTTTTATCATGGTCGTTGAAGGGGACGGTAGTTATAAGATCATTCAGTGAAGGTAATTCTTCCAATGAAATactatttttgaatgatcTGTGTAGGTGGTTCAACACAAACGCCTGgaattcatcaaatacTTTATCTTGTTCCAGTTTTAAGGCAAATTTACCGTCTGATATTGGTGGAGGTGGTTGCAATACATGCGGATGCAAATCGCTAAATTCATTCCATTTAACTGAATAGAATCTAGAATACATGGACCAGTTCTGCAATATTTGAGAAAATTCTATTATCAATACTGCTAAGTCATGAATGGATATGATTGAGTTTTTTTCCGTCTCTCCGTCTGTTTCGTTATCAGATTGATTACTGCCCATATTCCTATCTTCACTCTTTTGCGAATGTGCCCAATCATTGATATCATGTATGGTTCTGTCTATTTTCCTTGTTTCCATGAAAATGTCTAGAATCAAGCTAGCTTGAAGATCagcttccttttcaactttttccaTAACATGCACCATATGCTTTTTTCCATAACACGTGGCGATGACTTTTGAATGGTCGTTAATGATAGTGGAtacaattttgaaaagatgCAAGAGTACTTGAGAAAAGAATCCTTGGAATTTGGTGCTATTTTCCATAGAATTGGACATAATTTTCCTGCTTTCATCTGCAATAATATCACAGACGTATTTGGAATACAGATCTAAGCCAAGCACGTCCTGCCCGATCATAGGAAACATTTTGAACATTAAGGTTAACTCTTTAATATCCTGTGTTCTTGTTGCTTTCATGAATTGCTCCCGGAATAAGCCTGTCAGCTCTTTACACCAATTCTTTATTAGTATAGCTGGCTCTTCAGGAATTTCACTCGAGGGCACCACTTTCTTAGCAAACTCAGATACAATAAGGTTTTTATCTGGGAGGCTTCtaatttcattgattgCTGTCGCAGCAACTAGgtaatcttttgtttctaaaGCTGAATGCGCCAGTgaaatattattctttAGCGTCCTGACGTCTTTCACAAACTGTAGCGTTTTGTTGACCAAAGCTCGCTCCTGATCAACCgtttcaatatcatcatGTATAGCTTTTGCTCTTGCGTTTGAGCAAGATATGGTACCCACGGTTTCATGAAACTGGGTCAAAGTAGTTGTAAGGTTGGTTCTTTGTAGTTCTAGTTTCCGAGACTGCTTGTTGAGCGATGATTGTGACTGTTGCACAAACGTATTTAATTGTTTAGATTGTTTTGTGTAGTCGTTGGCTATCACTTCTGACAGCTTGTCTATCTGAGAAAGTGTCGATAATTTGTCTAATAATAAGGTGTACCTTGCTAGATTTTTTGACAATTGGCCCTCGATGATCGAGCTCTCCCATGACGCATTCGACTCTTGCCCTTTCATCAAAACTTCACCCTGTTTAGAGCGTGACAGTATAGGATCGTTGGTGTGTACTACTTTGCTGTCACAATGAATTTGGTTTGTTTTCTACGTTCTATCCCACACTTTTTCACTTCCTTCAATTCCTTTACAGGcgaaaattcagaaaaaaaagtgacGTAGATGGGGTTCTAAAAGCTAAAGCGGCGAGTAAATAAGAGTGGAATGCAGCTTAATGTGCTTGCAAAAGTTGCTTATCTCCTTCATTATCTCTCAGTCGCTTGTACAGCCTATGGACGAAATTTACGTTCCCCTTGCAAGAACATAATGTGTCAATCAATATGGTTGAAGCCAGCTACATTGTGATGTATGGGTCTATTGAATTGTTTAGTTTAACTAGCattaaataaacaaaaagcGCTGCTAATAGATCCTTGCCTTTATATAACAGAAATCAAAGCTCATTAAGAGCCAAAACCGCCTTAAAACATTTCAAGGGCTAGTTCTCAAACGTTGCGCTATGAATAGTACACCTCCTACGTCCCCCGTCACCAGGATTTCTGATGGTGCCTTTCCATCTATAAGAAACAATAGTAAGGATTTTGCTTATCACCAACCGCAAAAACATAAGAGTACTTTTGCATATTCGCATCTAGTGTCTCCCGTAGAGGAGCCAACATCTAAATTTAGTGAAGCATTTCAGACCAATTATTCTACTAAGGGACCCGTAGCTGTCTCGGAAGCGCACCTAAAGAACGATCTAGATGTGTTATTTTCGACCCCCCGGTTTTATTCTCCGGAGAATTTAGCTTTAATGTTCCGTCTTTCTAATACAGTTCCTTCCCTAGAATTTCTGGATGAGTTTTTGATGGGCATATTACTTGCACCACAAATGGATTTTTTGTCAAATCCAAGTTATTCTCTTCCGTCCAATAAACCTGTCGGGCAAGGGAGTTATTCGTACGTGTACTCTATATCATCAACTACTTCCTCAAGGTCTAACAATGATTCAGGTTTTGTTTTAAAGTTTGCTAAATCACGGCATAAAAGCAAAGTGATTTTACAGGAAGCTCTAACGTTGGCGTATCTTCAATACGTGAGCCCTTCAACTAACAAAAGCCATATTATTCCATTCTATGGCTTGACATACATAACCAAATCCCATTTTAGAAGGCTGAGGTCCAATGAATGCGTTCCTGGCCTTATTCTTCCGAAATGCGAAATGAGTCTATATCACTTCAACACATCAGTATCACATAAACTTTCGCTGATagggaaaagaaaaatatggtGGAAACTTCTGAAGCAAATGTTGGAGGCATTAAAGTCTTTGAAAGCAAATTGTATAATACATGGTGACATAAAAACAGCAAATATTCTAATAAAAGGAACGCCTATTCTTAATGAGGGTCATTGCGACGACTTCCAATTCTATCTTGCTGACTTTACCTCAGCATTCCATATCAATCAATCGCCTACCGATCTGAATACTACAGCAGAGTACTGTGCACCAGAACTAATTGATAATTCTTCCGACCATGTTCCTACATTTGAAACAGACTTGTATGCCGTGGGACTTTGTCTCTTGTCATTTATATCCCAGCATGAGCCCTACAACGAACTTCAGGCATTAGTGTCGCATGGATCCTCTCCAGGTATTGGCAGTTCATCTATACAGCAGTCGCAATGGTTAATAAAtgttcttttgaaaaaagacCCTATAAATCTGAACGTGTTGAGAGGCGATTTGTTCCAGGACTGGAAGTCAGAAGTAACATTATTGTCCAAAATCCTCGTGGAGAGACTGTCTCTAGAAGAGCTGATAACTATACTC encodes the following:
- the COG4 gene encoding Golgi transport complex subunit COG4 (Essential component of the conserved oligomeric Golgi complex~similar to YPR105C) codes for the protein MKGQESNASWESSIIEGQLSKNLARYTLLLDKLSTLSQIDKLSEVIANDYTKQSKQLNTFVQQSQSSLNKQSRKLELQRTNLTTTLTQFHETVGTISCSNARAKAIHDDIETVDQERALVNKTLQFVKDVRTLKNNISLAHSALETKDYLVAATAINEIRSLPDKNLIVSEFAKKVVPSSEIPEEPAILIKNWCKELTGLFREQFMKATRTQDIKELTLMFKMFPMIGQDVLGLDLYSKYVCDIIADESRKIMSNSMENSTKFQGFFSQVLLHLFKIVSTIINDHSKVIATCYGKKHMVHVMEKVEKEADLQASLILDIFMETRKIDRTIHDINDWAHSQKSEDRNMGSNQSDNETDGETEKNSIISIHDLAVLIIEFSQILQNWSMYSRFYSVKWNEFSDLHPHVLQPPPPISDGKFALKLEQDKVFDEFQAFVLNHLHRSFKNSISLEELPSLNDLITTVPFNDHDKNSYPVTSVLDDLILLVRKNLISVVNTGQFKLLSSFLNELVKFFQNRFLVKFMQNKFKLLQSKLTPNISLKRYIPKGEEQSATSRSVSPPANKFSPLSRFTFRGAAASALTNIQSNLQAVVAEDEDSILSLHHYLIYLNTLYLNKVYVHRLLSIEILEEDSQRILRDNFPFNNDAVQLQTLITNSEKLILEQTDKLSKWAVKYLFQNILQNRIRNLLGTVFVNSASSNSSMSNQNNVSRDYSAGANQRNYITSIEDFEDLSQINSFNSKWNQLITPYRNILHNEAYVELLSIIVNYIVATLEQRIWSLEFNELGVTKLDRELSLFIGNICGLNYNLREKFLKLTQIVLLLGLDDDNFDLATGDIKDDFNGAFDWVINSQERIKARNMKIDRRQ
- the ISR1 gene encoding putative protein kinase ISR1 (Predicted protein kinase~similar to YPR106W), translating into MNSTPPTSPVTRISDGAFPSIRNNSKDFAYHQPQKHKSTFAYSHLVSPVEEPTSKFSEAFQTNYSTKGPVAVSEAHLKNDLDVLFSTPRFYSPENLALMFRLSNTVPSLEFLDEFLMGILLAPQMDFLSNPSYSLPSNKPVGQGSYSYVYSISSTTSSRSNNDSGFVLKFAKSRHKSKVILQEALTLAYLQYVSPSTNKSHIIPFYGLTYITKSHFRRLRSNECVPGLILPKCEMSLYHFNTSVSHKLSLIGKRKIWWKLLKQMLEALKSLKANCIIHGDIKTANILIKGTPILNEGHCDDFQFYLADFTSAFHINQSPTDLNTTAEYCAPELIDNSSDHVPTFETDLYAVGLCLLSFISQHEPYNELQALVSHGSSPGIGSSSIQQSQWLINVLLKKDPINLNVLRGDLFQDWKSEVTLLSKILVERLSLEELITILENDYI